A portion of the Ignavibacteria bacterium genome contains these proteins:
- a CDS encoding YbhB/YbcL family Raf kinase inhibitor-like protein, which produces MAIKSLWRETKMAIKFNSPAFKHGEPIPAKYTCDGQNVSPALQWEGLPDGTKTVAIILEDPDAPSGTFIHWIIYDIPVNITSLQEGVTSSMNLPDGAAMGTNDARRIGYYGPCPPSGVHHYHFRLYALKNYLRLDAGATRKELDLEMKDHILGQAEVMGTYKRER; this is translated from the coding sequence ATGGCAATTAAATCACTCTGGAGGGAAACAAAAATGGCGATTAAATTTAACAGTCCGGCATTTAAGCACGGCGAACCGATTCCAGCCAAATACACCTGCGACGGACAGAATGTATCTCCTGCTCTTCAGTGGGAGGGACTTCCGGACGGGACGAAGACGGTGGCTATTATCCTGGAGGATCCTGATGCCCCAAGCGGGACATTTATTCACTGGATAATTTATGACATACCGGTTAATATAACCAGTCTGCAGGAAGGGGTTACATCCTCAATGAATCTGCCTGACGGAGCGGCAATGGGTACAAATGACGCCCGCAGGATAGGGTATTACGGTCCCTGTCCCCCCTCGGGAGTTCATCATTATCATTTCAGGCTTTACGCCTTAAAAAATTATCTCAGGCTAGACGCCGGGGCAACGCGGAAGGAGCTGGATCTGGAGATGAAGGATCACATTTTAGGCCAGGCCGAGGTGATGGGGACGTATAAGAGGGAGAGGTAG